The genomic interval CTTTATCTATTTGCGCTAAGCCGTCAATGGTTTCACATGGGGCGGCTTGCACGCTCGATTTATTGATTAGACGCGCACTGTAACGGTATAAGGTATCATTAACTAAAGTCGATTTACCTGACCCAGAAACACCAGTAACACAGGTTAGTAAGCCAATAGGAAAAGAAACATCAATATTTTTAAGATTATGACCCGAGGCGTTACGAATAACAATTTGTTTTGCTTTATCAGGCTGGGTTAACTGCTTAGGAATGTCAATTTGTTGCCGTCCTGATAAATATTGCCCCGTTAAGGACGCGGGCGTATTGATAATATCATCAACGGTTCCTTTCGCAACAACCTGTCCGCCATGTATACCTGCGCCTACGCCTATATCAACAATATACTGGGCTGAACGAATCGTCTCTTCATCGTGTTCAACAACAATGACGGTATTGCCTAAATCACGGAGTTTAAAAAGTGTTTTTAATAAACGTTGGTTATCACGTTGATGTAAGCCTATAGACGGTTCATCCAATACATACATTACGCCGACTAAGCCTGCTCCAATTTGACTGGCTAAACGAATACGTTGAGCTTCGCCCCCTGATAACGTATCGGCACTACGGTCTAGGGTTAAATAATCCAAACCAACATTGACCAAAAATTCAAGGCGGTTTTGAATTTCTTGATTAATTTTAACGGCAATCGCCCCTTTATACCCCTGAATATCCAAATTTTTAAAAAAATTCAATAACGCACTGATGGATAATGCCGTTAAGTGGTGTAAGGGTTTATGCGTAATAAAAACATGTCTTGCGGCGGTATTTAGACGCGCCCCCTGACAGCTATCACAGGTTTTTTTAGCTAAATATTTGGAGAGTTCTTCACGCACCGCTTGGGAATCGGTTTCATGATAACGTCGTTCCATATTAATCATAATACCTTCAAAAGGATGGCACTTACTGATTAATTTTCCTGAACCCGTTTTAAATTCAAATTGAATGGACTCGTCGCCACTTCCGTATAAAATAATTTCACGAATGTTCGGCGGTAATTTAGCAAACGATTGATTAATATTAAACTTATAATGTTTAGCTAACGCGGATAAAATTTGAAAATAGTATTGATTTCGCTGGTCCCAACCACGAATAGCCCCTTTAGCAAGACTTAACATGTCATCATGTATCACCAAACTCTGCTCAAAATGCTGGCTAATACCTAAGCCCTCACAAGTTGAACACGCGCCTTTCGGATTATTAAATGAAAAAATACGCGGCTCTAATTCGCTTAGGCTATAACCACATAAAGGACAGGCATATTTATCTGAAAAAATAAGCTCAGTTTTTGCATCCATTGAGATCACTTTCGCCATGCCGTCGGCTATTTTTAATGCGGTCTCAAATGATTCAGAGAGACGTAAACGTAAATCATCCCGAATTTTAAAACGATCCACCACAACTTCAATCGTATGTTTTTTATGTAAATCCAGCTTAGGAGGCGCTTCTAAGTCATAAATTTCATTATTAATCCGCGCACGAATAAACCCTTGGGCGCGTAAATGCGTGAATAACTGGAGGTGTTCCCCTTTACGTTGATTAACAACAGGCGCAAGTAAAGCCCAGCGTTGATCTTTATTTTGGGTTAAAACTAAATCCACCATTTGACTAATGGTTTGAGCCTCTAATGATTCGCCATGTTCAGGGCAACAAGGCGTTCCTACTCTAGCGTATAATAAACGTAGGTAATCATAAATTTCGGTAATGGTTCCAACGGTTGAACGAGGGTTATGCGAGGTTGATTTTTGTTCAATTGAAATTGCAGGTGAAAGACCTTCAATATGATCCACATCAGGTTTTTCCATCATGGATAAAAACTGACGTGCATACGCGGATAAAGATTCTACATAACGACGTTGGCCTTCGGCATAAAGGGTATCAAATGCCAATGATGATTTACCTGATCCCGATAGTCCCGTAATAATAATTAAGGCATTACGGGGTAACTCAAGGTCAATATTTTTAAGGTTATGCGTCCTAGCCCCTTTAATATTGATAGTGTCCATTAATAAAGCACTTGATAAATAAAAACAACTGATTAATATACGACTTAAAATGCCTCATGTCCAACATCATTTTAACGTAGAGTCAAGAATCTAAGTTTGAAACTTAAGATTGAAGCGAATAATGCCCTTAAGTCGTAAAGGTTAAAGTGTAGAAATTTTTGCAGGTTGTTTACGATTATTCCACCCATTCATAGAGTTCTGTTAACGCGGGATCACATTGACAGCAACCCGTTCCACAATTTGAATTAGGGTTAAGTCGTTGAACCTTTCCTTTACTAATCCATTTGCCAAGCATTCCTCTTAAGGCATCGGCATCACAATCAAAATGAACCACCAGTTGGTGTAAAGTAACCCGTTGTTGTTGCTTTAAATAATCACGTAATTTCGATAAAATCATGAGCTTAGCACCTTTGTCATCGCTGTTTTATCTTTGCTTTTACCGTAAAACCACAGTCCGATTAAAACACTTATAAAAATAGATAATAAACCACTAATCCATGCCAGTGAATAATTAGGATGTTGTTCATAGGTGGCCACTTGATAAAAAATGGTTGCTGTTAAATAGGCTAATCCTGTTGTCCAAAAAAGTACAAAGACCGTCCAACCCAGATTAGTTTCTCGATAAATAGCCGCCGTAGCCGCAACACAGGGGGCGTATAATAAAATAAAGAGTAGGTAAGCAAAAGCCGCCGCTTGGCCGTCAAAACTATCTTGCATCGCTTTAAACGTCCCGTGTTTCACTTCTTGCGATTCAACAGCCGACTCTAAATCAGCGACATTACCAATATTAAGTCCAAGGGGGTCTAATAAATTATCAATAACCCCGCCTAAATTTTCAGGAATGGTTGCAAACGCATCGATTATAGCGGTTTCTAGGTTAAAAACTTCGGCTTCTTGAAGGCTATCTTTAGTGGCCATTTGACTATAAAGCGCATCTAATGTGCCAACAACCGCTTCTTTAGCTAATACACCCGTAAAAATTCCGACGGTCGCGGGCCAATTATCTTTTTCGATTCCCATCGGTTTAAATAAAGGGGTTAAGCTTCGGCCGATTTCACTTAAGACCGATTGCTCACTATTTTCTTGCCCGAAGCTGCCATCGGTTCCCAGTGCATTTAAAAAATTTAAAACTAACACCATAGGGACAATGACTTTTCCTGCATTCACCAAAAAGGCTTTTAGTCGATCCCATGTTTTGGTTAATACGCCTTGTAAGGTCGGTAGATGATAAGCCGGTAGTTCCATAATAAAAGGCGTTGCCGTGCCTTTAAACAAGGTATAACGCATAATCAACCCAGTTAAGACTGCGACAATGATTCCAAAAATATACAAACCAAAGACTAAGTTTTGTCCGCCAACAGGAAAAAAGGCCGCTGCAAAAAGCGCGTAAACAGGTAATCGTGCCCCACACGACATAAAGGGGTTCATTAGATTCGTTAAAATCCGATCTTTTTCATTATCTAAGGTTCGCGTTGCCATGATAGCGGGGACGTTGCAACCAAAACCAACAATCATCGGTACAAAGGCTTTACCCGGTAAGCCAATCATTCGCATAAACCGATCCATCACAAAAGCCGCCCGTGACATATAACCTGAATCTTCCAACGCCGATAAGAATAAAAATAAAAATCCGACAATAGGAATAAAGGTTGCGACCACTTGAACCCCGCCTCCCAGTCCTTGGGTTAATAAAACAATCAACCAATCTGGAAAACTAAGATGGGTTAAGGCTTGACCCAGACCCTCCACTAAAAAAGCCCCGACTAATTGATCAAAAACATCAATAAAGGCACTGCCGATATTAATCGTAAACATAAACATCAGGTACATCACTAATAAGAAGATGGGGATGCCTAAAAAGCGATTTAAAACAATAGCATCTATTTTTTCGGTATAATGATGACTCACCTCTCCCAGTTTACATAATGAATCCTGTGTCAGTTCATTAACAAAGCCATAACGTGCATCGGCGGCCAGAATATCAATTTCATCGTCTGTTTCTAATTCAATCTGTTGCTGTAAGTGTTGTATTTTTAAAGTAGCCGCTTGATCTATCAAGGTATGCGCTAAGGTATCATTTTCTAACGCCCGTAAACTTAACCAACGCAGATCACAATGATGACGTTGCGCACTTTCGGTTAATAATTCACACGTGGTTTCAATGGCTTTTTCTAACGCATCGGGGTAATTGATGGTTAAAGTCGGCGTTGGGTGACTATGAATGGCCAAATTAATCGCCAGTTTTAAGCTTTCTATGCCGGTTTTATGACTTGCAATAACAGGAATAACAGGGCATTCTAATTTTTGAGATAGACTCTCTAGGTTGATTTTTAATCCGTGCTGTTTAACCGCATCCATCATATTGAGAACCAATATCATCGGTACCCGCATTTCAATCAGTTGTGAGGTTAAATACAGATTACGTTCCATATTGGACGCATCAATAATATTGATGATTAAATCCGCCTCTTTTGAAGCCACATAATCACGGGCTACTTTTTCATCTAACGAAACGTCATCATCCGTTGATTCTAGTGAATACGTTCCTGGTAAATCAACCAACTCAATGGTCTTATTATCAAATGAATAATCCCCTGTTTTTTTCTCAACGGTCACGCCTGGCCAATTACCAACGTGCTGCTTTGAACCCGTCAGTGCATTGAAAAGCGTTGTTTTTCCACAATTAGGATTACCGACCACCCCAACAATAAAATGACGGGACATTAGGACTTCTCGATGCGTAATACGGCGGCTTCATCTTTGCGTAACGTTAATGAAAAGCCCCGTATTTTTATTTCAACAGGATCGCCCATTGGTGCAAAACGAATAATACTAAAGGGCGTTCCAGGGGTTAATCCCATCGCAAGTAATCGTTTACGATAAGCCTTTCCTGACTGTTCAAAACCTGTTATTTTTCCACTATCACCGACCGCTAATGCTTTAAAGTTTGTAACCATAATCTCTTATACCTTTGAAAAATGAAAAATATACTAGTGATGTTATCAATAATCATTCTCATTTGCAATGTAAACTTAAAGACTCCCCCTTGCAGTTCTGATATCCCTATGGTATTTATATCAATTATTTTTTTCGGCGTTAACGCCTCTCTTTATTAGCGTGCTAAAAATTTAATTAAAGTAAAATCCCGTGTATGACTTTCAGGCGTTATTATGTTCTTATTCCTTAAACTAAAAATTTAAGTCTTGTGAAGAAAAAAAATTTTAACGCCAGTGGCCAGCATCTAATTATTGATTTATATCACGCTCAAAATCTTAATGACCTTGCCTTGATGAAGACGGCAATCCATGAAATTATTCGGCAAACGGAAACCACTTTATTATTTGAAAATTTTCACCCGTTTCAACCCTCAGGGATTACAGGGATTGCTTGCCTAGCTGAATCACATATTTCGGTACATACATGGCCAGAACAACACTTTGCCGCCTTTGATATTTTTATGTGTGGAACGGCTAACCCTAAAATTGCTATTGACATCATTAAAGACTATTTTGGTGGTAGTGAACAGGTAATTATGCTACAACGGGGTAAAAATGGTCGTTAAAACCGTTAACTTTGATAAGATGGTTTTGGGTGTTATTTAATTTTCACCCGCCTCTCGATTTTTTTTCAATGATAGGAAATAAATATGAACAAATGTTTAAACCAAGCGTACTCAGCCTTAGTTGATTATGTTGCCGACGATGACAGTCGTTTTCATGTCACCGTGACAGAAGAAAGTGATTTAGAAATGTTAACCGTGATTCGTGATGATTTAGAAGAATTTGCAATTCTTGTCACGGCGAGTGAAACGCAATTATTATTTAATGTTGCCTTATTCGATAGTGGACAAATTGCAGAAGGAAAAACGGCTGAATTAAACCAAATGATGCTCGAACTTAATATGGCAATGCCTTTATCATCTTTTGCAAAAACAGGGGCCATTTATTCTATTTTTGGCGCGATGTCGGTCGATTCAGATGCGAATCAAATTCAAGAAGAAGTCTTAGTCTTATCTGAAAACATTATGGATGCACTTGAAGTGTGCCAAAATTACTTAAATTAAGGGGAAAATACGATGGGATTTTTAAATAATGTATTTAAAACAGTTAAAGGATTAGGAAATGATGCGAATGATGCCTTTGTAGATAGTCAAGGTATCCGCATTATGGAACAAGAAATACGTGATGCGAAAGAAAATCAAAGTAAAGCGAATGGCTCGTTAACAGGAGTTATGGCAGAACAAAAAGGAATGGCTCGTAAAGTCGCTAATTTAAAAGCTACGGTTGATGAATACAGTGAAGCCATAGGGAAATTATTGGATTCTGGAAATGAAGCCTTAGCGTTAGAAACGGCTGAAAAATTAGCCGATGTAGAAAGTGATTTAGACACCAACCAAGCGGTTTTAGACTCTTATACCGAACAAGTTAAAGAGCTAAAAGGAATTATTAAAGATTCGGCCAAACAAATTGAAGCCCTAGGTCGCGAAGTTGCTATTGTTAAATCGACGGAAGCGGTACAAAAAGCCAGTGAAGCAACCTCGGCACAGTTTTCGGGAACAAATTCCTCACTTAATTCCGCGACAGCATCAATGGAACGCATTAAGGCCAAACAACAAAAGCGGAAAGATAAAATGAAATCTGCGCGAGAACTCGCTCAGGAAAACAGTGGCGGTGACTTACAAGCTAAATTAAAAGCCGCTGGTGTGATTGGTAATCAATCTTCCGCTAATTCTATTTTAGATCGTTATAAAAAAACGGAATAATTTAACCTAAAACTACAAAGGGAACCCCTCGTTTTGAAAAAATACGCAGAATGAATCCAACGGTTGAAATTTTCTCACAAGGTGAAGAAGTTATCACAGGGCAAGTGGCCGACACTAATGCCGCGTGGTTATCATCACACCTTATTTCATTAGGATTTGAGGTATCTCGACATACAGCAGTCGGTGATAATCTAAACGATTTAACGGTTTTGCTTCAAGAAATTGCAAGCCGCAGTGCATGTTGTCTTTGCACAGGCGGTTTAGGGCCGACAACAGATGATTTAACGCGTGAAGCGGTTTCAAACGCCTTTGACACGCCTTTAATTATTGACCCTATCGCCTTAGAAAATATTCAAACTTATTTTCAAAAACGTGAAAAAAAAATGGCGGAGGTTAATCGTCAACAAGCTTTTTTTCCACGAGGTGCAACGCGAATTGACAATCCGTGGGGAACCGCACCTGCGTTTAGCTTTAAATACGAACAGTGTTTATTTATTTTTTTACCAGGGGTTCCCTTTGAAATGCGGAATTTATTTAATGAAAAAATAAAAGCCATTTTAACCACGGATTTTACGTTAACCCCACAGCCTTTAATTACCTTAAAAACCTTTGGCATTGGGGAATCTGAGTTACAATCCTGTCTCAATCAACTTGATTTACCTAAAACGCTTAAAATCGGTTTTAGAGCGACACCCGAAGAAAATCAGCTTAAATTATTATTTCCTCAACAATTTCCCCCCGCCACTAAAGCGTTATTAATAAATCAGATAACAGCGGCCATAGGAGATCCTTTATTTGCTATTGAGACCTTAGAAAATAAGACAGGCGGGCTGGTTGAGGTTGTCTCTAAACAATTACAACAAAATAAGCAAACCCTTGCCGCGATTGAAACACTGAGCCAAGGGTTATTTGCCGCTAAATGTATCGGTCATACGTGGTTAACAACATCCTCTTTTTTTAATACCCTAGAGTCACTCAGGCGACACTGGAAAATTGACCTAGAAAGTGACTTATCAATCTTCGCAAAACAGTTAGCTAAAAAATTACAGCATCATAATGGGACAGATTTTGCCTTAGTACAACTTTATCAGGATGATAATCAAGTGGATAGGAATGAAAACCATCCTGTTATTTTATACAACACATTACAAACGCCGACAGGGATTCATCAACGTATTGAAACCTTAAATGGATCATTAGATCGCAAACAAAATCGTGCCGCAATGCTGGGTTTAGACCTACTGCGCCGTTATTTACAACCTAAAAAAATATAATGCCTTTATTACAACTTTCAAATGTTTCCATTGCTTACGGAACCCACTCTTTATTAGATCATGCTAACTTTCAATTGGATGCGGGTGAACGCGTAGGCCTCCTAGGTCGTAATGGGGAGGGAAAATCCACGTTGATGAAAATTATTGCAGGCAACATTCAAGCGGATGAGGGCGATATTTGGCGAGATTCTGCCTTGAAATTATCATGGTTAGAGCAATCGCCTGAGCTAACCGAAGGAATGACCATTTATGATGCAGTCGCTGATGGACTCGGTGATTTAGGCCATTGGATTTGTCGTTATCATAGCTTATCCATGACTTTAGATGCGAGTGATGAGAA from Methylococcales bacterium carries:
- the speD gene encoding adenosylmethionine decarboxylase, whose protein sequence is MKKKNFNASGQHLIIDLYHAQNLNDLALMKTAIHEIIRQTETTLLFENFHPFQPSGITGIACLAESHISVHTWPEQHFAAFDIFMCGTANPKIAIDIIKDYFGGSEQVIMLQRGKNGR
- a CDS encoding FeoC-like transcriptional regulator yields the protein MILSKLRDYLKQQQRVTLHQLVVHFDCDADALRGMLGKWISKGKVQRLNPNSNCGTGCCQCDPALTELYEWVE
- a CDS encoding FeoA family protein; the protein is MVTNFKALAVGDSGKITGFEQSGKAYRKRLLAMGLTPGTPFSIIRFAPMGDPVEIKIRGFSLTLRKDEAAVLRIEKS
- a CDS encoding PspA/IM30 family protein, encoding MGFLNNVFKTVKGLGNDANDAFVDSQGIRIMEQEIRDAKENQSKANGSLTGVMAEQKGMARKVANLKATVDEYSEAIGKLLDSGNEALALETAEKLADVESDLDTNQAVLDSYTEQVKELKGIIKDSAKQIEALGREVAIVKSTEAVQKASEATSAQFSGTNSSLNSATASMERIKAKQQKRKDKMKSARELAQENSGGDLQAKLKAAGVIGNQSSANSILDRYKKTE
- a CDS encoding molybdopterin-binding protein, whose product is MNPTVEIFSQGEEVITGQVADTNAAWLSSHLISLGFEVSRHTAVGDNLNDLTVLLQEIASRSACCLCTGGLGPTTDDLTREAVSNAFDTPLIIDPIALENIQTYFQKREKKMAEVNRQQAFFPRGATRIDNPWGTAPAFSFKYEQCLFIFLPGVPFEMRNLFNEKIKAILTTDFTLTPQPLITLKTFGIGESELQSCLNQLDLPKTLKIGFRATPEENQLKLLFPQQFPPATKALLINQITAAIGDPLFAIETLENKTGGLVEVVSKQLQQNKQTLAAIETLSQGLFAAKCIGHTWLTTSSFFNTLESLRRHWKIDLESDLSIFAKQLAKKLQHHNGTDFALVQLYQDDNQVDRNENHPVILYNTLQTPTGIHQRIETLNGSLDRKQNRAAMLGLDLLRRYLQPKKI
- the uvrA gene encoding excinuclease ABC subunit UvrA, coding for MDTINIKGARTHNLKNIDLELPRNALIIITGLSGSGKSSLAFDTLYAEGQRRYVESLSAYARQFLSMMEKPDVDHIEGLSPAISIEQKSTSHNPRSTVGTITEIYDYLRLLYARVGTPCCPEHGESLEAQTISQMVDLVLTQNKDQRWALLAPVVNQRKGEHLQLFTHLRAQGFIRARINNEIYDLEAPPKLDLHKKHTIEVVVDRFKIRDDLRLRLSESFETALKIADGMAKVISMDAKTELIFSDKYACPLCGYSLSELEPRIFSFNNPKGACSTCEGLGISQHFEQSLVIHDDMLSLAKGAIRGWDQRNQYYFQILSALAKHYKFNINQSFAKLPPNIREIILYGSGDESIQFEFKTGSGKLISKCHPFEGIMINMERRYHETDSQAVREELSKYLAKKTCDSCQGARLNTAARHVFITHKPLHHLTALSISALLNFFKNLDIQGYKGAIAVKINQEIQNRLEFLVNVGLDYLTLDRSADTLSGGEAQRIRLASQIGAGLVGVMYVLDEPSIGLHQRDNQRLLKTLFKLRDLGNTVIVVEHDEETIRSAQYIVDIGVGAGIHGGQVVAKGTVDDIINTPASLTGQYLSGRQQIDIPKQLTQPDKAKQIVIRNASGHNLKNIDVSFPIGLLTCVTGVSGSGKSTLVNDTLYRYSARLINKSSVQAAPCETIDGLAQIDKVVAIDQNPIGRTPRSNPATYTGIFTPIRELFSATPEARSRGYTPGRFSFNVKGGRCELCKGDGVIKVEMHFLPNIFVPCERCGGKRYNRETLEIHYKAKTINEILEMTIEEAAQFFKAIPVLAKKLQTLIDVGLSYLTLGQNAVTLSGGEAQRVKLAKELSKRDTGKTLYILDEPTTGLHFHDIKHLLAVLHRLRDHGNTLIIIEHNLDVIKTADWIIDIGLEGGEKGGTLVAQGTPKQLAQHPNSHTGHYLKRFFNVS
- the feoB gene encoding Fe(2+) transporter permease subunit FeoB, translating into MSRHFIVGVVGNPNCGKTTLFNALTGSKQHVGNWPGVTVEKKTGDYSFDNKTIELVDLPGTYSLESTDDDVSLDEKVARDYVASKEADLIINIIDASNMERNLYLTSQLIEMRVPMILVLNMMDAVKQHGLKINLESLSQKLECPVIPVIASHKTGIESLKLAINLAIHSHPTPTLTINYPDALEKAIETTCELLTESAQRHHCDLRWLSLRALENDTLAHTLIDQAATLKIQHLQQQIELETDDEIDILAADARYGFVNELTQDSLCKLGEVSHHYTEKIDAIVLNRFLGIPIFLLVMYLMFMFTINIGSAFIDVFDQLVGAFLVEGLGQALTHLSFPDWLIVLLTQGLGGGVQVVATFIPIVGFLFLFLSALEDSGYMSRAAFVMDRFMRMIGLPGKAFVPMIVGFGCNVPAIMATRTLDNEKDRILTNLMNPFMSCGARLPVYALFAAAFFPVGGQNLVFGLYIFGIIVAVLTGLIMRYTLFKGTATPFIMELPAYHLPTLQGVLTKTWDRLKAFLVNAGKVIVPMVLVLNFLNALGTDGSFGQENSEQSVLSEIGRSLTPLFKPMGIEKDNWPATVGIFTGVLAKEAVVGTLDALYSQMATKDSLQEAEVFNLETAIIDAFATIPENLGGVIDNLLDPLGLNIGNVADLESAVESQEVKHGTFKAMQDSFDGQAAAFAYLLFILLYAPCVAATAAIYRETNLGWTVFVLFWTTGLAYLTATIFYQVATYEQHPNYSLAWISGLLSIFISVLIGLWFYGKSKDKTAMTKVLSS
- a CDS encoding DUF2170 family protein; this translates as MNKCLNQAYSALVDYVADDDSRFHVTVTEESDLEMLTVIRDDLEEFAILVTASETQLLFNVALFDSGQIAEGKTAELNQMMLELNMAMPLSSFAKTGAIYSIFGAMSVDSDANQIQEEVLVLSENIMDALEVCQNYLN